The genomic window ATGTAAACAACGATGCCTGTTATCCTTCGATTCTGGTAACGGGACAAATGATGAAGGCCCTGAACTCCGGAAAGTATGATCTGGATAAAACCGCCCTGATCATCTCTCAAACCGGAGGGGGATGCCGGGCCACCAATTACATCGCCTTTATTCGTCAGGCTCTATATGAAGCAGGGATGAGTCAAGTCCCTGTAATCAGCCTAAGCGCCCAGGGAATCGAAAAACATCCCGGTTTTAAAATATCCCCCAAGCTATTAAAACGACTGGTGGAAGGGGTGCTTTACGGAGATCTATTCATGCGGGTACTCTATAAAACCCGACCCTATGAGGCGGTGCCCGGTTCGGCCAACGAATTGTATAAAAAATGGAGGAAAATCTGTACCGAATCCATTGAAGGAAAAACCGGCAGAAGTTTCAAGGAAAATGTAGGGGATATCGTTCAGGATTTTGATGAACTGCCCCTATCGGATATTCAAAAACCCAAGGTGGGCCTTGTTGGTGAGATTCTGGTGAAATTCCATCCCACAGCCAACAACAATATTGTGGAAATGATCGAAAAAGAAGGAGCGGAAGCGGTTATGCCGGACCTGATGGACTTTTTCGCCTATTCCTCCTATAACAGCGTGATTAGACGGGAATATCTGTCGGGTTCCATGAAAAACGCTATGATGGCAAAAACCGCCATCAGCGCTATTGAATTTATGCGAAAGGCCATGACTGAGGCCTTGAGAGACAGTAAGCGTTTTACTCCTCCTGCATCTATTGAAGAGCTGGCGAAACTGGCGGCACCTCATCTGTCTCTTTGTCATCAAACGGGGGAGGGGTGGTTTTTAACCGCCGAGATGTTGGAGCTTATTGAACATGGCGTGGACAATATAGTATGCATGCAACCCTTTGCCTGTCTTCCGAATCATATCACTGGAAAGGGTATGATTAAGGCATTAAAGAAAAGCAATCCGAAGACCAATATCGTGGCCATCGATTACGATCCCGGTGCCAGTGAAGTTAATCAATTAAACCGAATTAAACTGATGCTTTCTACCGCTTTTGAAAATCTGGACCCCAAAGGTCCCGAGGAAACCAAAGGATTTGAAGAAAGTTTCTAAGTCTCAGGAATACAATAACCCAGGATGAATAGTTCCTAAAAACCCTGAAAGCTAAAAGCTTTTAGGGTTTTTTGAAAAAAAATTAAAAGTAAACAGGAATCTTGAGCAGAGATATCGAATTACTAATAGAGAGAACATGGAAAAATGTTCAGATCAAAAAAATGAATCGAGGTGTACTATGAAAAATTTACTTAAAAAATTCTTCGGAGGTTCCACTGTTAAAACCAAGGAAGAAGTAAAACAGCCAAGGGAAGACTTTCGGTCCTTTGAAGAAGCTTGGAAAGAGGTCGTAGACCAGGATTTTAAGGAACCGGCGATTGAAACTGCTACAGCCCTTACCCTGGGACAGGTGGTGGTAAATTCTGATCGGGAATCCCGATTTCAAGGAATGGCCTTAGCTACCTATCTTAAAGCCTCCCGAGGGGAAAGGGTACATGTTATTTCCATCAATGAAGCCGTAGCCTCCCGTCGTTTTGAGGAGCTTCAAAGTCTTTATGAAGCCTTGGGTTTTACCGCCGGTCTTCTCAGTCGTGGTCAAAGCAACAAAGAAAGACAGGAAGTCTATCAAAAGAATGTGGTTTTCGGCACCTCCGGAGCATTTATTTATGATTATCTAAAGGATCAGAAAGTTCTGGATGCAAAAGAGCGAAGACAGCCTGTCCGGTCCTTCGCCATTGTGGAAAAAGCCGATCTGGTTCTTCTGGATCAAGGCACACGGCCTGTGGGTATTTTTGAACAGGATGAAAAGGTTATCGACAGTATCACCCTGCGCAGTTATTTTTCCAACTACCAGAATTTAAGCGCCTTAGTGGACTTTGATGGAGGGGACCAGCCGGAGTTCTCCGATCTTTACGGTATGGAAACCCGAAAGATCGGAGAGCAAAAAGCATCGAAGAATTCCGAAGAAGAACCCCCGGTTCGAATTTATAAAACTCTTGAAGAAAAACGAAAAGCCATCCTAGAGGAACTGAAACAAAGAGCGGGATCTTCTGAGCCCTTATTGGTATCCCTTCGCAGCGACGAAAAAGCGGAACTGTTGATGGAACATTTAGATGGAGAGGGAGTGTCCTATCGCAGTCTTTTATTAAAGGATGATAGTAAGGAAAAGGCGTTTGTACAACAAGCATTGGAAAATCAGGAGATGATGCTGGTGGTCAATCCTGTATCCCGGGGAGTGGAAGAATTCTTACCGGAAAACATTCATATTCTCAGTACCGAGCGCTATATGTTAAAAAGGAATGACCGGCATCTGATAAAAATGGCGGAAAATGCGGGGAGTAAAGGAACGGTGGAGTTTGTTCTATCTCTAGGGGATGATTTGCTGGATGTGTTTTCCGAAGAGGAAATGGAACACTTTAAAGACAGTATCAACGTAGAAGCGGGGCAGCCTATTGAAAACGGCAAAGTCCGTGAAATGATGGAATACGTTCAACAGCGAATGAAGGAGAAGAATGCTTCCCTTCGAAGTTATGTACGAAACTTTGAAGCGGTGATACAGAAACAGCGGGAGGTGATTTACTCCGAGCGGGAAAAAGTTTTGACGGAAGAGGACATCAAACAGCATGTGTTGAACCTTATGGAAAAAGCCATCAATGAAGAAATCGATAAATATACGGCCAATAGTGTGTTTCCTGAAGAATGGGATTTAGAAGGGTTGGCCGAGACCCTCAGCAACAGCTTTTTACCGAAGGAACAGCTGGTATTCAGCAATGTAGAGGATCTTACGAAGAAGGATTTGAAAGGTCATTTGATTCAGAAGGCCTCGAAGGCCTATCTTGAACGAAAAAAAGAAATGGGGGAAGAGTCTTTCGAAAGAATGCAAAGGATCTTGCTGCTGAAAATCATCGATAGGAAGTGGTCGGAGCATTTAGAGGCTATGGAAGAACTTCGCCAGGACATGAATCTGCGGGCCATGGGAAGGCAAGACCCAATCCGGGCCTTTCAGGTGGAAGGCTTTGAACTCTTTGAAAACATGACGAAAACCATTCCAAAGGACCTGATGCATGGACTTTTCAGTATTGAGCCCTTAGAACAATAAATAGTGGTTGCTATTAGGCTTTAAAGTTTTATAAACTGTATAGTAGAAAAAAACACAGGAGGAGATTCCTTTGGCTATCCCAGACGCAGTACGCACAATTCCCATGTTACAACCAAATTATACCCCCTTGGAAACCCTAGGAATTCTCACTCTTCCCATGCTTTTGTTTATTCTGCTGGTGGTTCGGCAAAGAAGGCGTAATCGGGAACTCAGTAAAATGAAGGAAGAACTGGAGCGTTTTAAGGAACGTTATGAACAGCTGTCAGAGCAGAGCGGCACCTTCATCTGGGAGGTGGACCGTGAAGGCCTCCATACCTATGTGGATCCCACGGTGGAAAAGGTTTTAGGATATACCCCCGGAGAAATGATCGGCAAACGAACTTTTTATGATGAGCTTTACCCTGAGGACAGGGAAAAAATGAAAAACTTTGGATTTATGGTTATGGCAAAGGGGGACAAAATTAAAAATCGGGAAGTGCGACAACTCCATAAAAATGGTCATACCGTATACACCATCACCAACGGTCTGTCCATCCATGACGGAAAAGGAAATGTGATTGGTTACGGGGCACTGATACGGATATAACCAAGCGAAAAGAGATGGAACTGTCCCTTAAGAAAAGCGAAGAGAAATATCGATTGCTCTTTGAAAATGCAGTGGAGGGCATTGCGGTGTTGCAACAGGGGAAAATTAAAATATGGAACCCCATGCTTCAGAATATGTTGAAGA from Isachenkonia alkalipeptolytica includes these protein-coding regions:
- a CDS encoding preprotein translocase subunit SecA; the protein is MKNLLKKFFGGSTVKTKEEVKQPREDFRSFEEAWKEVVDQDFKEPAIETATALTLGQVVVNSDRESRFQGMALATYLKASRGERVHVISINEAVASRRFEELQSLYEALGFTAGLLSRGQSNKERQEVYQKNVVFGTSGAFIYDYLKDQKVLDAKERRQPVRSFAIVEKADLVLLDQGTRPVGIFEQDEKVIDSITLRSYFSNYQNLSALVDFDGGDQPEFSDLYGMETRKIGEQKASKNSEEEPPVRIYKTLEEKRKAILEELKQRAGSSEPLLVSLRSDEKAELLMEHLDGEGVSYRSLLLKDDSKEKAFVQQALENQEMMLVVNPVSRGVEEFLPENIHILSTERYMLKRNDRHLIKMAENAGSKGTVEFVLSLGDDLLDVFSEEEMEHFKDSINVEAGQPIENGKVREMMEYVQQRMKEKNASLRSYVRNFEAVIQKQREVIYSEREKVLTEEDIKQHVLNLMEKAINEEIDKYTANSVFPEEWDLEGLAETLSNSFLPKEQLVFSNVEDLTKKDLKGHLIQKASKAYLERKKEMGEESFERMQRILLLKIIDRKWSEHLEAMEELRQDMNLRAMGRQDPIRAFQVEGFELFENMTKTIPKDLMHGLFSIEPLEQ
- a CDS encoding PAS domain-containing protein, whose amino-acid sequence is MAIPDAVRTIPMLQPNYTPLETLGILTLPMLLFILLVVRQRRRNRELSKMKEELERFKERYEQLSEQSGTFIWEVDREGLHTYVDPTVEKVLGYTPGEMIGKRTFYDELYPEDREKMKNFGFMVMAKGDKIKNREVRQLHKNGHTVYTITNGLSIHDGKGNVIGYGALIRI